The following are encoded in a window of Sinomonas cyclohexanicum genomic DNA:
- a CDS encoding FadR/GntR family transcriptional regulator: MATSSAAPAARFSAQTRLRALQADIMELILERGLEAGDSLPTENELAATLGVGRNTLRESLKVLQALGVIEIRHGFGMFVAPSNFDALADGLTFRGRLSLRHHGHEALELVDVRQALESGLIGSSMAAMKPEHHSRIEAAVVAMEESAARGEAFPEADAEFHRLLFEPLDNALLMNLMGVFWKVYRKIHLEVGPLRQDLTDTAAVHRGIYEAVVAGDAPLAAERLNRHFDGIRERIAEHHQD; this comes from the coding sequence ATGGCCACGAGCAGCGCCGCACCCGCGGCCCGATTCAGCGCCCAGACGCGCCTGCGCGCACTTCAGGCGGACATCATGGAGCTCATCCTCGAGCGAGGGCTCGAGGCGGGGGACTCGCTCCCCACGGAGAACGAGCTTGCCGCCACGCTCGGCGTGGGCCGCAACACCCTGCGGGAGTCCCTCAAGGTGCTCCAGGCGCTCGGCGTGATCGAGATCCGCCACGGGTTCGGGATGTTCGTCGCGCCCAGCAACTTCGACGCCCTCGCCGACGGCCTCACCTTCCGCGGCCGGCTGTCCCTGCGCCATCACGGGCATGAGGCCCTCGAGCTCGTCGACGTGCGCCAGGCCCTCGAGTCCGGGCTGATCGGCAGCTCCATGGCGGCCATGAAGCCCGAGCACCACAGCCGGATCGAGGCCGCAGTCGTTGCCATGGAGGAGTCGGCCGCCCGCGGCGAAGCTTTCCCCGAGGCCGACGCCGAGTTCCACCGCCTGCTCTTCGAGCCCCTCGACAACGCCCTCCTCATGAACCTCATGGGCGTGTTCTGGAAGGTCTACCGCAAGATCCACCTCGAGGTGGGCCCGCTGCGTCAGGACCTCACTGACACCGCCGCGGTCCACCGCGGCATCTACGAGGCCGTCGTGGCCGGGGACGCCCCGCTCGCCGCGGAGCGCCTCAACCGCCACTTCGACGGCATCCGAGAGCGCATCGCCGAGCACCACCAGGACTAG
- a CDS encoding NAD(P)-dependent oxidoreductase yields the protein MKIAVYGATGMVGSQIVAEAARRGHEVTAISRKGAPVEGAAVVRAAELADAETYREIADANDAVVLATSPDRTGGSREPYIDAHRAISKIPTKARLYMVGGFGGLKTPEGTPIKDTEGFPAQYKGESDAVYVAYEALRDADADLTVQAPAAVIAPGQRTGKYVTAVGVPAPGETISSQDYAVAALDELEQPQFRGKFFTASN from the coding sequence ATGAAGATCGCCGTGTACGGAGCCACCGGAATGGTCGGGAGCCAGATCGTCGCCGAGGCAGCCCGCCGCGGCCACGAGGTGACCGCCATCAGCCGCAAGGGGGCCCCGGTGGAGGGCGCCGCCGTCGTGCGCGCGGCAGAGCTCGCCGACGCGGAGACGTACCGTGAGATCGCGGACGCGAACGACGCCGTGGTGCTCGCGACGTCGCCGGACCGCACCGGCGGCTCGCGCGAGCCGTACATCGACGCGCACCGCGCGATCTCGAAGATCCCCACGAAGGCCCGTCTGTACATGGTGGGCGGCTTCGGCGGGCTCAAGACCCCCGAGGGCACGCCGATCAAGGACACCGAGGGGTTCCCCGCCCAGTACAAGGGCGAGTCCGACGCCGTCTACGTCGCCTACGAGGCGCTCCGCGACGCCGACGCTGACCTCACCGTCCAGGCGCCGGCGGCCGTGATCGCCCCGGGGCAGCGGACCGGCAAGTACGTCACCGCCGTCGGCGTCCCGGCCCCGGGCGAGACGATCTCCTCCCAGGACTACGCCGTGGCCGCGCTCGACGAGCTCGAGCAGCCGCAGTTCCGCGGCAAGTTCTTCACCGCGTCCAACTGA
- a CDS encoding ATP-dependent Clp protease ATP-binding subunit, with protein MPLFFGPAAGNGSFDEFLARYLQGQGARQPGRPIDMTRLVSRGTQTVLNAAGRFAREHGHREVDALHLLRALTHTESISGMIERAGADPAEIVAASEDRMPGTVDRSPDDAMPSLTTSAQHAFLDAYKVARSVGSTYIDPEHLFVALVLNSDAAAGQILAAAGVTPQSLQDGESARPDNGADPADAAHDGASSPHAADRPLRATAAQKRRKKDSMLEQFGTDLTALAREGRLDPVIGRESEIEQAVEILARRTKNNPVLIGEAGVGKTAIVEGLAQAIAEGKVPAQIAGKTVVSLDMPAMLAGTRYRGDFEERLTKTMDEIAQDGNVIAFVDEIHTIVGAGGGGEGGGMDAGNILKPRLARGELHLIGATTLNEYRKIEKDPALERRFQPVTVGEPGVEDAVRILDGLKSRYEEHHGVTYSEDAIRAAVELSHRYITDRYLPDKAIDLIDQAGARLSLARGPRVDIEALRAELEAQRAELTEQKEVAIEQERYEDASRLRDQIEALTARIEAEASGTPLPNGTSADGDAATETHADAVVSTVVREADIAAVVARATGIPAARLTEGERERLARLEDELHERVIGQEDAVSAIAKSVRRNRTGLGAAGRPVGSFLFLGPTGVGKTELAKALAASLFGDESAMVRFDMSEFGERHTVSRLVGAPPGYVGYSEAGQLTERVRRHPYSVVLLDEVEKAHPDVFNLLLQVLDDGRLTDGQGHTVDFRNTVVIMTSNLGSEFLATRGASLGFAAGGAEGGPSDTELRARIMGRLRETMRPEFLNRIDEIVLFRKLTRGQLHEIVRLQLRGTEARLAAQGIALAVDDAAVDWIAERGYEPEFGARPLRRVIQRELEDRIADLLVSGAAAAGGRVAVTADGAADDGGQLTVRAEEPAAATA; from the coding sequence ATGCCTCTGTTCTTCGGCCCGGCCGCGGGCAACGGCTCCTTCGACGAGTTCCTCGCCCGCTATCTGCAGGGCCAGGGCGCTCGCCAGCCCGGCCGCCCCATCGACATGACCCGGCTCGTGAGCCGCGGGACGCAGACCGTCCTCAACGCCGCCGGACGCTTCGCGAGGGAGCACGGCCACCGCGAGGTCGACGCCCTGCACCTGCTCCGCGCCCTCACGCACACCGAGTCGATCTCCGGCATGATCGAACGCGCCGGGGCCGACCCCGCCGAGATCGTCGCCGCGTCCGAGGACCGGATGCCCGGCACCGTGGACCGCTCCCCCGACGACGCCATGCCCTCCCTCACCACGAGCGCCCAGCACGCGTTCCTCGATGCGTACAAGGTCGCTCGCTCGGTCGGGTCCACCTACATCGACCCCGAGCACCTCTTCGTCGCCCTCGTGCTCAACTCCGATGCGGCCGCGGGCCAGATCCTCGCCGCCGCCGGCGTGACCCCGCAATCCCTCCAGGACGGCGAGTCCGCGCGCCCCGACAACGGCGCGGACCCAGCGGACGCTGCGCACGACGGCGCCTCGTCGCCCCACGCTGCGGACCGCCCCCTGCGCGCCACCGCGGCGCAGAAGCGCCGGAAGAAGGACTCGATGCTGGAGCAGTTCGGCACCGACCTCACCGCGCTCGCACGCGAGGGCAGGCTCGACCCGGTGATCGGCCGTGAGTCCGAGATCGAGCAGGCCGTCGAGATCCTGGCCCGCCGCACCAAGAACAACCCCGTGCTCATCGGCGAGGCCGGCGTGGGCAAGACCGCGATCGTCGAAGGCCTCGCGCAGGCCATCGCCGAGGGCAAGGTGCCCGCGCAGATCGCCGGCAAGACCGTGGTCTCCCTCGACATGCCCGCCATGCTGGCCGGCACGCGCTACCGCGGCGACTTCGAGGAGCGGCTCACCAAGACCATGGACGAGATCGCCCAGGATGGGAATGTGATCGCGTTCGTGGACGAGATCCACACAATTGTTGGCGCCGGTGGCGGCGGGGAGGGCGGCGGCATGGACGCCGGGAACATCCTCAAGCCGCGCCTGGCCCGCGGAGAGCTGCACCTCATCGGGGCGACCACGCTCAACGAGTACCGCAAGATCGAGAAGGACCCGGCCCTCGAGCGCCGCTTCCAGCCGGTCACGGTCGGCGAGCCCGGCGTCGAGGACGCCGTCAGGATCCTGGACGGACTCAAGTCCCGCTACGAGGAGCACCACGGCGTCACGTACTCCGAGGACGCGATCCGCGCGGCGGTCGAGCTCTCGCACCGCTACATCACCGACCGGTACCTGCCGGACAAGGCGATCGACCTCATCGACCAGGCCGGCGCCCGGCTGAGTCTGGCCCGCGGCCCGCGCGTGGACATCGAAGCGCTGCGCGCTGAGCTTGAGGCGCAGCGCGCCGAGCTGACCGAGCAGAAGGAGGTCGCGATCGAGCAGGAGCGGTACGAGGACGCCTCGCGCCTGCGCGATCAGATCGAGGCCCTCACAGCGAGGATCGAGGCCGAGGCTTCCGGCACCCCGCTCCCCAACGGGACCAGCGCCGACGGCGACGCCGCGACCGAGACCCACGCAGACGCCGTCGTGAGCACTGTTGTCCGCGAGGCGGACATCGCCGCCGTGGTGGCCCGCGCCACCGGCATCCCGGCGGCGCGCCTCACCGAGGGCGAGCGCGAGCGGCTCGCACGCCTCGAGGACGAGCTCCACGAGCGCGTGATCGGGCAGGAGGACGCGGTCTCCGCGATCGCGAAGTCCGTGCGGCGCAACCGCACGGGTCTCGGCGCTGCCGGGCGCCCCGTGGGCAGCTTCCTGTTCCTCGGCCCGACGGGCGTGGGCAAGACCGAGCTCGCGAAGGCCCTCGCGGCGTCGCTGTTCGGCGACGAGTCCGCGATGGTGCGCTTCGACATGAGCGAGTTCGGCGAGCGCCATACGGTCTCACGCCTTGTCGGTGCCCCTCCGGGGTACGTCGGCTACTCGGAGGCCGGACAGCTGACCGAGCGTGTGCGCAGGCACCCGTACTCCGTGGTGCTGCTCGACGAGGTCGAGAAGGCGCACCCGGACGTGTTCAACCTGCTGCTGCAGGTGCTCGACGACGGGCGGCTCACCGACGGCCAGGGGCACACCGTGGACTTCCGCAACACCGTGGTGATCATGACGTCCAACCTCGGGTCCGAGTTCCTCGCGACGCGGGGGGCCTCGCTCGGCTTCGCGGCCGGCGGCGCCGAGGGCGGGCCCTCGGATACCGAGCTGCGGGCCCGGATCATGGGCCGGCTGCGCGAGACGATGCGGCCCGAGTTCCTGAACCGCATCGACGAGATCGTGCTGTTCCGCAAGCTCACCCGTGGGCAGCTGCATGAGATCGTGCGGCTGCAGCTGCGCGGGACCGAGGCGCGGCTCGCGGCGCAGGGCATCGCGCTGGCCGTGGACGATGCCGCCGTGGACTGGATCGCCGAGCGCGGCTACGAGCCCGAGTTCGGCGCGCGCCCGCTGCGCCGGGTGATCCAGCGCGAGCTCGAGGACCGCATCGCGGACCTGCTCGTCTCGGGCGCGGCCGCCGCGGGCGGCCGGGTCGCGGTGACGGCAGACGGCGCCGCGGACGACGGCGGTCAGCTCACCGTCCGCGCGGAGGAACCCGCCGCAGCGACCGCGTAA
- a CDS encoding phosphoenolpyruvate carboxykinase (GTP): MGDTRLPLLAEAPTTYEPLLSWVEEVAELTKPDQIHWVDGSEAEYRQLTDELVAAGTLTRLNPELFPNSFAAFSDPADVARVEEQTFICSKNERDAGFTNNWMDPDAMKEKLNGLFDGAMRGRTMYVIPFVMGHLDAEDPKFGVEITDSAYVVASMRIMARIGTAVLEKIEETRAFFVPALHSVGAPLEEGQEDVPWPCNPEKWIVHFPEERSIWSYGSGYGGNALLGKKCYALRIASVMARDEGWLAEHMLILKLTSPAGKAYHISAAFPSACGKTNLALLDPTIEGWKVETLGDDITWMRFGKEGELRAVNPEAGLFGVAPGTGWGTNPNAMRAIAKGNSIFTNVALTDDGGVWWEGMTDEVPAHLTDWRGNDWTPELSSAAGGRPAAHPNSRFCTPIDQIDMLANEYFAPEGVEINAILFGGRRKTTIPLVTEARSWANGIFMGATLSSETTAAAAGAVGVVRRDPMAMLPFIGYDAGDYLGHWVKVSGKANPARLPKIFLVNWFRRTKDGGFAWPGFGDNSRVLKWAIERIEGTADAVETPIGFVPTPSSLDLKGLDMTEAQVEEATHFDRDEWLKELPGLTEWFDRFGGSLPKSITAELDGLKARLS, from the coding sequence ATGGGCGATACTCGTCTGCCGCTGCTCGCGGAAGCACCCACCACGTACGAGCCGCTGCTCTCCTGGGTCGAGGAAGTCGCCGAGCTGACCAAGCCCGACCAGATCCACTGGGTCGACGGCTCCGAGGCGGAGTACCGCCAGCTGACCGATGAGCTCGTCGCCGCCGGCACCCTCACGCGCCTCAACCCGGAGCTCTTCCCGAACTCCTTCGCCGCATTCTCCGACCCCGCGGACGTGGCCCGCGTCGAGGAGCAGACCTTCATCTGCTCGAAGAACGAGCGCGACGCCGGCTTCACCAACAACTGGATGGACCCGGACGCCATGAAGGAGAAGCTCAACGGCCTCTTCGACGGCGCCATGCGCGGCCGCACCATGTACGTCATCCCGTTCGTCATGGGCCACCTCGACGCGGAGGATCCGAAGTTCGGCGTCGAGATCACCGACTCGGCCTACGTCGTCGCCTCGATGCGCATCATGGCCCGCATCGGCACGGCCGTCCTGGAGAAGATCGAGGAGACGCGCGCGTTCTTCGTCCCCGCTCTCCACTCCGTCGGCGCCCCCCTCGAGGAGGGCCAGGAGGACGTGCCGTGGCCGTGCAACCCGGAGAAGTGGATCGTCCACTTCCCGGAGGAGCGCTCCATCTGGTCCTACGGCTCGGGCTACGGCGGCAACGCCCTCCTCGGCAAGAAGTGCTACGCCCTGCGCATCGCCTCCGTCATGGCGCGGGACGAGGGCTGGCTCGCCGAGCACATGCTCATCCTGAAGCTGACCAGCCCGGCTGGAAAGGCTTACCACATCTCCGCCGCGTTCCCGTCGGCCTGCGGCAAGACCAACCTCGCGCTCCTCGATCCCACGATCGAGGGCTGGAAGGTCGAGACGCTCGGCGACGACATCACCTGGATGCGCTTTGGCAAGGAGGGCGAGCTCCGCGCGGTCAACCCCGAGGCCGGCCTGTTCGGCGTCGCGCCCGGCACCGGCTGGGGCACCAACCCGAACGCGATGCGCGCCATCGCCAAGGGCAACAGCATCTTCACCAACGTGGCCCTCACGGACGACGGCGGCGTGTGGTGGGAGGGCATGACCGACGAGGTCCCCGCCCACCTCACCGACTGGCGCGGCAACGACTGGACGCCCGAGCTCTCGTCCGCCGCCGGCGGACGCCCCGCCGCCCACCCGAACTCCCGTTTCTGCACGCCGATCGACCAGATCGACATGCTCGCGAACGAGTACTTCGCGCCGGAGGGCGTCGAGATCAACGCGATCCTGTTCGGCGGCCGCCGCAAGACCACGATCCCGCTCGTGACCGAGGCCCGCAGCTGGGCCAACGGCATCTTCATGGGCGCCACGCTCTCCTCGGAGACCACGGCGGCGGCTGCCGGCGCGGTCGGCGTCGTCCGCCGCGACCCGATGGCGATGCTGCCGTTCATCGGCTACGACGCCGGCGACTACCTCGGCCACTGGGTCAAGGTCTCGGGCAAGGCCAACCCGGCCCGCCTGCCGAAGATCTTCCTCGTGAACTGGTTCCGCCGCACCAAGGACGGCGGGTTCGCGTGGCCGGGCTTCGGCGACAACTCGCGCGTCCTCAAGTGGGCCATCGAGCGCATCGAGGGCACCGCGGACGCCGTCGAGACCCCGATCGGCTTTGTGCCCACCCCGTCCAGCCTGGACCTCAAGGGCCTGGACATGACGGAGGCGCAGGTCGAGGAGGCCACGCACTTCGATCGCGACGAGTGGCTCAAGGAGCTCCCGGGCCTCACCGAGTGGTTCGACCGGTTCGGCGGCTCGCTGCCGAAGAGCATCACGGCCGAGCTCGACGGCCTCAAGGCGCGCCTGTCCTGA
- the poxB gene encoding ubiquinone-dependent pyruvate dehydrogenase translates to MTTIAQNIVATLAANGVRRVYGLPGDSLNGFTDALRETPSIEWVHVRHEEAGAFAAAAEAALTGEIAVCAGSAGPGNLHLINGLYDANRSRVPVLAIAAHIPSTEIGSNYFQETHPQEVFRECSVYAEQVTDPAQMPRILEIAMRTAVEKRGVAVVVLSGDVGLTAMNSDRVTVVRKTRPRVVPSDAELREAAEILDAAGKVTILAGAGVEGAHDEVVALADALAAPIVHAMRGKEFIEYDNPFDVGMTGLLGFSSGYRAMEDCDALLMLGTDFPYQQFYPSRARVIQVDLRGEQLGRRVPLDLGLVGDVRETAAALLPLVPRKKRRTHLESSLKHYAKTRSKLDDLANPTKKGQPLHPQFVTRTLDRLAAEDAVFTADVGTPVIWAARYLTMNGRRRLVGSFTHGSMANALPHAMGAQAAFPGRQVVALAGDGGLSMLLGELLTIVQNRLPVKLVVFNNASLNFIELEMKSVGFVNFGTGLDNPNFAAVAEAMGIKGVRVNDSSELEVGLKEALAHDGPALVDVATMREELAMPPTITAQQAGGFTLYALRTVLSGRGDEVLDLAKANWRRVF, encoded by the coding sequence ATGACGACCATCGCGCAGAACATCGTCGCTACCCTCGCAGCCAACGGCGTCCGCCGCGTCTACGGGCTCCCGGGCGACTCCCTCAACGGCTTCACCGACGCCCTCCGCGAGACCCCCAGCATCGAGTGGGTCCACGTGCGGCACGAGGAGGCAGGGGCGTTCGCCGCCGCGGCGGAGGCGGCGCTCACCGGGGAGATCGCCGTCTGCGCGGGCTCCGCTGGCCCCGGCAACCTGCACCTCATCAACGGCCTCTACGACGCCAACCGGTCGCGGGTACCCGTCCTGGCCATCGCGGCACACATCCCCAGCACCGAGATCGGCTCGAACTACTTCCAGGAGACCCATCCGCAGGAGGTCTTCCGCGAGTGCAGCGTCTACGCCGAGCAGGTCACCGACCCCGCGCAGATGCCGCGCATCCTCGAGATCGCGATGCGGACGGCCGTCGAGAAGCGCGGGGTCGCGGTCGTGGTGCTCTCCGGCGACGTGGGCCTCACCGCCATGAATTCGGACCGCGTGACCGTGGTGCGCAAGACGCGTCCGCGGGTGGTGCCCAGCGACGCCGAGCTCCGCGAGGCCGCCGAGATCCTCGACGCCGCCGGCAAGGTCACGATCCTGGCCGGTGCCGGCGTCGAGGGCGCGCACGACGAGGTCGTGGCGCTCGCGGACGCGCTCGCAGCGCCCATCGTCCACGCCATGCGGGGCAAGGAGTTCATCGAGTACGACAACCCGTTCGACGTCGGCATGACGGGCCTCCTCGGGTTCTCGTCCGGCTACCGGGCCATGGAGGACTGCGACGCACTCCTCATGCTCGGCACCGACTTTCCGTACCAGCAGTTCTACCCGTCCAGGGCCAGGGTGATCCAGGTGGATCTCCGCGGGGAGCAGCTTGGCCGGCGCGTGCCACTGGACCTCGGCCTCGTCGGCGACGTTCGCGAGACCGCCGCCGCGCTCCTGCCGCTCGTGCCGCGCAAGAAGCGCCGCACCCACCTTGAGTCCTCGCTCAAGCACTATGCCAAGACGCGGTCCAAGCTCGATGACCTCGCGAACCCCACGAAGAAGGGCCAGCCGCTCCACCCCCAGTTCGTCACCCGTACCCTGGACCGGCTGGCCGCCGAGGATGCCGTCTTCACTGCGGACGTGGGCACGCCCGTGATCTGGGCGGCCCGTTACCTGACGATGAACGGCCGACGGCGGCTGGTCGGCTCGTTCACGCACGGATCCATGGCGAACGCCCTGCCGCACGCGATGGGCGCCCAGGCCGCGTTCCCCGGCCGGCAGGTCGTGGCGCTCGCCGGCGACGGCGGCCTCTCGATGCTCCTGGGGGAACTCCTGACGATCGTGCAGAACCGCCTGCCGGTCAAGCTCGTGGTCTTCAACAACGCCTCCCTCAACTTCATCGAGCTCGAGATGAAGTCTGTGGGGTTCGTGAACTTCGGCACGGGGCTGGACAACCCCAACTTCGCGGCGGTGGCCGAGGCGATGGGAATCAAGGGCGTGAGGGTGAACGACTCCTCGGAGCTCGAGGTCGGGCTCAAGGAGGCGCTCGCGCACGACGGGCCCGCGCTCGTGGACGTGGCCACGATGCGCGAGGAGCTCGCGATGCCGCCCACGATCACGGCCCAGCAGGCGGGCGGATTCACGCTCTACGCCCTGCGGACCGTCCTCTCGGGACGCGGCGACGAGGTGCTCGACCTGGCCAAGGCCAACTGGCGACGCGTCTTCTGA
- a CDS encoding PEP/pyruvate-binding domain-containing protein, whose amino-acid sequence MHDGAAPPPAAPEPRAAARERPGPPLVLALASVRATDLPAAGGKGANLGELLAAGLPVPPGFVVTTAAYRAHAGHAGLDPGRAASDPAGARRLLAGTPLDPATRHAIAAALIELGPAGAPVAVRSSATAEDLPGAAFAGQQDTFLDVSGTEAVLDAVRRCWASLWTDRAVDYRERQGIDAREVAIAVVVQRMVPAEAAGVVFTANPLTGRRGELVVDAAPGLGEAVVSGEVTPEHLVLARDGTVRSVALQHDGAPRVLPDAEAGQLADLAARTERHFSRLAGEERPQDIEWALADGRISLVQARPMTALPPEPPELDFIQRAVGPFFLEMFTQRPYPLDVTGWLGPGVVHMLDLMAGSVGVRFPPLPHLLRERDGVALQLVPPRPRPSLLTLGAPLSVARRARAFDTRRWTEDPIFREFESAVAALDAEDPADLPWPDLVRRMERCIAAMVPLALVRVRYLPGSFVPFGPLRLLLVVLGLGRLASPLVAGGRTRTRDGNDALEVLAAVVRADPELARAARELDAAGFLAAVRTRPEFGAFAARLDAYLAEYGHRESVSVVIATAPTWRDDPTPVAALLQSLAEAPPAARPQDRSAEALAELLGHPLLLRSRRASAAARAVVEACRRGLAFREDTHFHLTRLMPPLRATFLELGRRLTGAGALGAPEDVFHLRVEELRGLSDPAMMDDGDASRMRGLAERRARLRREYARVPMLDPGLFAQHRGRTDAAGALLTGTPASGGVAAGPVRVVMGPEGFASLRAGEVLVCPNTNPSWTPLFARSAAVVVDTGGLGSHAAIVAREYGVPAVMATGNGTAVLRDGQRVRVDGGRGRVDPA is encoded by the coding sequence ATGCACGACGGCGCGGCCCCACCTCCCGCTGCACCCGAACCCCGGGCCGCGGCCCGGGAGCGTCCCGGCCCGCCGCTGGTCCTTGCGCTCGCCTCGGTGCGGGCCACGGACCTGCCCGCGGCGGGCGGCAAGGGCGCGAACCTCGGCGAACTCCTCGCGGCAGGCCTCCCGGTCCCGCCGGGCTTCGTGGTGACGACGGCGGCCTACCGCGCCCACGCGGGGCACGCGGGCCTCGACCCGGGGCGGGCCGCCTCGGATCCCGCGGGCGCGAGGCGACTTCTGGCGGGCACTCCCCTCGACCCCGCAACACGGCACGCCATCGCGGCGGCGCTGATCGAGCTCGGCCCGGCGGGCGCTCCCGTGGCGGTCCGGTCGAGCGCGACCGCCGAGGACCTCCCCGGTGCGGCGTTCGCCGGGCAGCAGGACACCTTCCTGGACGTCTCCGGGACGGAGGCCGTGCTGGACGCCGTCCGGCGCTGCTGGGCCTCCCTGTGGACCGACCGCGCCGTCGACTACCGCGAGCGGCAGGGGATCGACGCGCGCGAGGTCGCGATCGCCGTCGTCGTCCAACGGATGGTCCCGGCGGAGGCGGCCGGTGTCGTCTTCACGGCCAATCCGCTGACGGGCCGCCGCGGCGAGCTCGTCGTGGATGCGGCGCCCGGACTCGGCGAGGCCGTCGTCTCCGGAGAGGTCACGCCGGAGCATCTCGTCCTCGCCCGGGACGGCACGGTGCGGTCCGTGGCACTCCAGCACGACGGCGCGCCCCGGGTCCTGCCCGACGCCGAGGCCGGGCAGCTCGCGGACCTCGCGGCCAGGACCGAGCGGCACTTCAGCAGGCTCGCGGGCGAGGAGCGACCTCAGGACATCGAATGGGCGCTCGCGGACGGCCGCATCAGCCTGGTCCAGGCGCGCCCCATGACTGCCCTGCCGCCCGAGCCGCCCGAGCTGGACTTCATCCAGCGCGCGGTCGGCCCGTTCTTCCTCGAGATGTTCACCCAGCGACCGTACCCGCTGGACGTCACGGGGTGGCTCGGGCCCGGCGTCGTGCACATGCTCGACCTCATGGCCGGAAGCGTGGGCGTCCGTTTCCCGCCGCTGCCCCACCTGCTCCGGGAGCGGGACGGCGTGGCCCTCCAGCTCGTCCCGCCACGGCCGCGGCCCAGCCTGCTCACGCTCGGCGCACCGCTATCCGTGGCCCGCCGCGCCCGCGCGTTCGACACCCGCCGCTGGACCGAGGACCCCATCTTCCGGGAGTTCGAGTCGGCCGTCGCCGCGCTGGACGCAGAGGATCCCGCCGACCTGCCCTGGCCGGACCTCGTGCGCCGCATGGAGCGCTGCATCGCGGCCATGGTCCCGCTCGCCCTGGTCCGCGTGAGGTACCTGCCCGGCTCGTTCGTCCCGTTCGGGCCGCTGCGGCTCCTGCTCGTTGTGCTCGGCCTCGGCCGGCTCGCGTCCCCTCTCGTGGCCGGCGGGAGGACGCGGACGCGGGACGGGAACGACGCGCTCGAGGTGCTCGCCGCCGTCGTCCGCGCGGACCCCGAGCTGGCCCGCGCCGCCCGCGAGCTCGACGCCGCGGGGTTCCTCGCCGCCGTCAGGACCCGGCCCGAGTTCGGCGCGTTCGCCGCGCGCCTCGACGCGTACCTTGCGGAGTATGGTCATCGCGAGTCGGTGAGCGTCGTCATTGCGACCGCGCCCACGTGGCGTGATGATCCCACCCCGGTCGCGGCGCTCCTGCAGTCCCTCGCGGAGGCCCCGCCGGCCGCGAGGCCGCAGGACCGCTCCGCCGAGGCCCTCGCGGAGCTCCTGGGCCATCCGCTGCTGCTGCGTTCTCGCCGGGCCTCGGCGGCGGCGCGCGCGGTCGTCGAGGCCTGCCGCCGCGGGCTGGCGTTCCGCGAGGACACCCACTTCCACCTCACGCGGCTCATGCCGCCGCTGCGCGCCACGTTCCTCGAGCTGGGCCGCCGCCTCACGGGGGCGGGGGCCCTCGGCGCGCCCGAGGACGTGTTCCACCTCCGCGTCGAGGAGCTGCGCGGCCTGTCCGATCCGGCAATGATGGACGACGGCGACGCCTCCCGGATGCGCGGCCTCGCCGAACGCCGGGCACGCCTGCGCCGCGAGTACGCCCGCGTTCCGATGCTCGATCCCGGGCTGTTCGCCCAGCATCGCGGCCGGACCGATGCGGCGGGTGCGCTCCTCACGGGCACCCCCGCGAGCGGCGGAGTGGCTGCCGGGCCGGTCAGGGTCGTGATGGGGCCCGAGGGCTTCGCGTCGCTGCGGGCGGGGGAGGTGCTCGTGTGCCCGAACACGAACCCGTCGTGGACGCCGCTGTTCGCGCGCTCGGCCGCGGTCGTCGTGGACACGGGCGGGCTGGGGTCACACGCGGCGATCGTCGCGCGTGAGTACGGCGTACCGGCCGTCATGGCGACCGGGAATGGCACTGCTGTGCTGCGCGACGGCCAGCGTGTGCGGGTCGACGGAGGCAGGGGCCGCGTGGACCCGGCCTGA